In one window of Pseudorasbora parva isolate DD20220531a chromosome 7, ASM2467924v1, whole genome shotgun sequence DNA:
- the plecb gene encoding plectin isoform X9 yields MAAGRRDKLRDLPPVDQSSSDRSSSPSPGDTLPWNLPKHQRVKRSKSASGDVLDPAERAVIRIADERDRVQKKTFTKWVNKHLIKTQRHVNDLYEDLRDGHNLISLLEVLSGETLPRERGRMRFHKLQNVQIALDFLRRRQVKLVNIRNDDIADGNPKLTLGLIWTIILHFQISDIQVNGQSDDMSAKEKLLLWSQRMVDGYHGIRCDNFTTSWRDGKLFNAVIHKHEPRLIDMSKVYHQSNLENLEQAFSVAEQKLGVTRLLDPEDVDVPHPDEKSIITYVSSLYDAMPRVPDVQDGGKAKELELRWQEYYELVTILFQWIRHHIFIFEERKFPSSYEEIEILWRQFLKFKETELPPKESDKSRSKLLYQSFESAVNAGQVKVPPGYHPIDVEKEWGRLHVAILERERLLRIEFERLERLQQIVNKVQMESGMCEEQLNQTESLLQKDIRFLNAGKPPQHTVEVERDLDKADGMIRLLFNDVQALKDGRHLQAEQMYRRVYRLHERLVNLRSDYNLRLKTSVSTASHVSVTQVSQQKSTQRVRPELDDVTLRYAQDLLAWVEENQRRIDTSEWGIDLPSVESQLGSHRGLHQTIEDFKAKIERARADENQLSAVSKGTYREYLGKLDLQYNRLLNSSKSRMRNLDQLYNFVNASTKELMWLNDKEEEEINYDWSEHNTNMGAKKENYSGLMRELELREKKVNDIKATGDRLIKDGHPGKKTVEAFTAALQTQWSWILQVCCCIETHLKENTAYFQFFADVKDAEERMKKMQETMKKKYMCDRTTTATRLEDLLQDAVEEREQLNEFKTDIAGLNKRAKSVIQLKPRDPTTSFRGKLPIQAVCDFKQMEMTMHKGDECALLNNSQPFQWKVLHRSGNEAVVPSVCFLVPPVNKEAVESVSSLEAGHQQTLVLWQTLHADLRSLLSWQYLMKDIHLIRSWNITMFKTMKSDEYTLILRNLQLHYQDFLKDSQDSKIFDSNDNMQIERDYKETTQHFDNLLSTLEKGEQDESISKSYITQIKNLRLQIEECESRTVARIRQPAGKDPLKDCIQKTAEQKKVHVELEGIKKNLDKVSQKAEEVLASSEQSSTPVLRSELDVTLQKMDQTYNLSSVYLEKLKTIDIVIRNTQGAEDVVRKYENRLREVHTVPTNVQEVENYCSELKKMRVDAETQRPVFDDMDGELAKATSVSQRMSRVYSERDTELDHYRQLLGSLQDRWRAVFAQIDLRQRELEQLGRQQGYYRESYDWLIRWIADAKQRQEKIQAVPITDSKTLKEQLAQEKKLLEEIEKNKEKVDECQKYAKAYIDTIKDYELQLVAYKAQVEPLTSPLKKTKMESASDNIIQEYVTLRTRYSELMTLTSQYIKFITDSQRRLEDEEIASAQQEQIKQEKTILQQTFMSEKEMLLKKEKQIEDEKKRLESQFEEEVKKSKALKDEQERQRKQMEDEKMKLKATMDAALMKQKEAEKEMLNKQKEMQELERKKLEQERMLAEENQQLRDKLQQLEVAQKLTQEIHIQTDYKKVLNGQNISEVDGAHNFSALSFDGIREKVPASRLFDIGLLSKMDYDKLQSGDTTIQELSKTDKLKTVLKGKDCIGGLLVHPNKKMPIYQAVKEKKIAPGTGLVLLEAQAASGYIIDPVKNKKLSVNEAVKEGLIGPELHNKMLSAERAVTGYKDPYTEAKISLFEAMKKGLIGEDHAIRLLEAQIATGGIIDPVNSHRVPTEIAYKQGQFDAATNKILQNPTDDGKGFYDPNTQENLTYRQLIERCVADPETGLLLLPISEEAALNARMFTDEETRDVFDKTTVSVPFGRFKGKTVTIWEIINSEYFTEDQRKDLIRQYKTGKITVEKIIRIVLTVAEEKEKKNELAFEGLRAPVPAAKLLESKVIDKDLYNKLQKGQLLVKDVSEMEHVRNALKGTNCIAGVIIDSNKQIMSLYDAMKKDMMRPGPALNLLEAQAATGYVVDPVKNQKLTVDEAVKAGVVGPELHEKLLSAERAVTGYKDPYTGKTISLFEAMKKDLIMKEQGIRLLDAQLATGGIIDPVYSHRIPHDIACMKGSFDDATHKVLTSSNDDVKGYFDPNTQEYVTYLQLYKRCVTDKKTGLQLLPLSEQAINAKEELKYTDAQTKEAMAQTTVEVQSGPFKGRKVTLWELLNSNYLTEEQRLDLIRQYRSGKMTIEKITKFLIVIVTEKDAKKQEEGCFKGLRAPVPAKSLFDSKIIDKSTYDLLEQGKKTPKEVSKNTSVNKYLQGTESIAGVYLEPTKEKVSIYQAMRKKFLRQNTGIALLEAQAATGFIVDPSRNECLTVDDAVKAGLVGPELHEKLLSAEKAVTGYKDPFTGNKISLYQAMEKDLILKEHAMPLLEAQCAAGGVIDPVNSHRIPVEIAIQRGYVTKQLASSIAENKYFSDPASDENISYKQLKDKCMVDPDTGLNLLKLSKPQAPTVVEKTYLYSEEQTQSDLSTTQVDLPIDGQGSMSLWDVMNSNLLPEEQRSQLLEEYRSGNITKERMIIIIIEILEQREIIKGGNIQTGSTRRRQITIEDLYNARIIDLETFNLLKKEKKTMRDVMEMQSVKQYLYGTGSVAGVVTDSNSKISIYQAMKRELIKPDIAIGLLEAQAATGFIIDPIRNEMLTVDEAVRKGVVGPEIHDKLLSAERAVTGYKDPYSGKVISLFQAMKKDLVPEDYALRLLEAQTATGGIVDPEYNFHLPSEIATKRGYINKEINEKLSDDVKGYVDPLTDEKVSYAQLLKRCKVDKDGLYLLSLADRRLLFKGLRKEITIEELYRSKIIDEKTVSELNEGLLTVEEVSSRLRKYIEGSSCIAGVFVESTKDRLSIYQAMKKNMIRPGTAFELLEAQAATGYIIDPIKNLKLTVNEAVKMGIVGPEFKDKLLSAERAVTGYRDPYTGKMISLFQAMKKGLILRDHGIRLLEAQIATGGIIDPEQSHRLPVEIAYNREFFDEEMNEILSDPSDDTKGFFDPNTEENLTYLQLMERCIEDPDTGLVLLLLKEKKREKQSSSKSSVRKRRVVIVDPDSGKEMTVYEAYRKGLIDHQTYLELSEQECEWEEITMTSSEGVEKSLLIDRRSGRQYDIEDAIARGLIDQSAIDQYRSGALSITEFADMLSGNMGGFRSRSSSFGSTSSFPMSPIPSIKTPATIWNDPSEETGPVAGILDTDSLEKVSVTEAMRRNLVDSITGQRLLEAQACTGGIIDPSTGDKFPVAEATEKGLIDKIMVDRLNLAQKAFHGFDDPRTKVKMSAAQALKKGWLYYEAGQRFLEVQYLTGGLIEPESEARISLEEAIKKGSIDGRTAQKLRDVSGYTKYLTCPKTKLKISYKDAMDRSMVEEGSGLRLLEASSTSSKGLYSPYNVSGAASASGSRTGSRTGSRSGSRRGSIDATGSGFSLNFSSSSYTSSSYNRRF; encoded by the exons attctCTGGCGTCAGTTTCTGAAATTTAAAGAAACCGAGCTGCCCCCAAAAGAGTCAGACAAGAGCCGCTCCAAACTCCTCTACCAGTCCTTTGAG AGTGCGGTTAACGCCGGTCAGGTTAAGGTCCCCCCTGGTTACCACCCCATTGATGTTGAGAAGGAATGGGGGCGTCTTCATGTGGCCATTCTGGAGAGAGAAAGACTGCTCAGAATCGAGTTTGAGAG GTTAGAACGTCTCCAACAGATTGTCAATAAAGTGCAGATGGAATCAGGCATGTGTGAGGAGCAACTCAACCAGACTGAGTCTCTACTGCAGAAG GATATTCGTTTCCTGAACGCGGGGAAACCACCGCAGCACACGGTAGAGGTGGAGAGAGATCTGGACAAAGCTGATGGCATGATCCGTCTCCTCTTTAACGACGTTCAGGCTCTCAAAGATGGCCGCCACCTGCAGGCAGAGCAGATGTATCGCAG GGTCTACCGCTTGCATGAGCGCTTGGTGAACTTGCGCAGTGACTACAATCTAAGGCTCAAGACCAGCGTCAGCACTGCTTCTCACGTCTCCGTGACACAAGTGTCCCAGCAGAAGTCTACGCAACGTGTGCGCCCTGAGCTGGACGACGTCACGCTCCGCTACGCACAGGACCTGTTAGCCTGGGTGGAGGAGAACCAGCGCAGGATCGATACCTCCGAGTGGGGCATCGATCTTCCGTCTGTGGAGTCTCAGCTGGGCAGCCACAGAGGTCTTCACCAAACCATTGAGGACTTCAAGGCTAAGATTGAGCGAGCACGAGCAGATGAG AACCAACTCTCAGCTGTTAGTAAAGGCACATACAGAGAATATCTGGGCAAACTGGATCTGCAGTACAACAGACTGCTG AACTCCTCCAAGTCCCGCATGAGAAATCTTGACCAGCTATATAACTTTGTCAACGCCTCCACCAAAGAACTGATGTGGCTTAATGATAAAGAGGAAGAGGAAATCAATTACGACTGGAGTGAGCACAACACCAACATGGGtgcaaaaaaagagaactaTTCA GGACTCATGCGTGAACTGGAACTTCGGGAGAAGAAGGTCAATGACATCAAGGCGACAGGAGACAGACTCATTAAAGACGGCCATCCAGGCAAGAAGACTGTTGAG GCCTTCACCGCAGCTCTGCAGACCCAGTGGAGCTGGATCCTTCAGGTGTGCTGTTGCATTGAAACTCATCTCAAAGAGAACACTGCATACTTCCAG TTCTTTGCTGATGTGAAAGATGCTGAGGAGAGGATGAAGAAGATGCAGGAGACCATGAAGAAGAAGTACATGTGTGACCGCACCACCACTGCCACGCGTTTGGAAGATTTACTCCAAGACGCTGTT GAGGAAAGAGAGCAGCTGAATGAGTTTAAGACTGACATCGCCGGCCTGAACAAGAGAGCCAAAAGCGTCATCCAGCTGAAGCCGCGCGACCCCACCACCTCCTTCAGAGGCAAACTGCCCATCCAGGCCGTGTGTGACTTCAAACAGATGGAG ATGACGATGCACAAGGGTGACGAGTGCGCGCTCCTCAATAACTCCCAGCCCTTCCAGTGGAAGGTTCTGCACCGCTCAGGCAATGAGGCCGTTGTACCCTCGGTCTGCTTCCTGGTGCCGCCCGTCAACAAGGAGGCTGTGGAGAGTGTGTCCAG TCTGGAGGCCGGTCACCAGCAGACACTGGTTCTGTGGCAGACACTACACGCCGACCTCAGGAGTCTGCTGTCCTGGCAATACCTGATGAAAGACATCCATCTCATCCGCTCATGGAACATCACTATG TTCAAGACGATGAAGTCAGACGAGTACACACTGATTTTGAGGAACCTTCAGCTGCACTATCAGGACTTTCTCAAAGACAGCCAAGACTCGAAGATTTTCGACTCAAATGACAACATGCAGATCGAAAGGGACTATAAGGAGACCACGCAGCATTTCGACAACCTGCTCAGCACCCTGGAGAAAG GTGAGCAGGATGAATCCATAAGCAAGTCGTACATCACCCAAATCAAAAACCTGCGCCTGCAGATCGAGGAGTGCGAGTCTCGCACAGTGGCCCGTATCCGACAACCTGCGGGTAAAGATCCGCTCAAAGACTGCATTCAGAAGACTGCAGAACAGAAG AAAGTGCATGTGGAGCTGGAAGGTATTAAGAAGAACCTGGATAAAGTGTCTCAAAAAGCTGAGGAGGTCCTGGCCTCCTCGGAGCAGTCCAGCACACCCGTCCTGCGCTCAGAGCTGGACGTCACCCTGCAGAAGATGGACCAAACCTACAACCTGTCCTCAGTGTACCTGGAGAA ACTTAAGACCATAGACATTGTGATCCGGAACACACAAGGGGCAGAAGATGTCGTGAGGAAATATGAGAATCGCCTGCGTGAGGTCCACACGGTTCCTACAAACGTCCAGGAGGTGGAGAACTACTGTTCTGAGCTCAAG AAAATGCGCGTGGATGCAGAAACCCAGCGGCCCGTGTTTGACGATATGGATGGTGAGCTGGCCAAGGCCACATCAGTCAGCCAGCGCATGTCCCGGGTCTACTCTGAACGAGACACAGAGCTGGACCACTACAGACAGCTCCTGGGCAGCCTGCAGGACCGCTGGCGCGCCGTCTTCGCCCAGATCGACCTGCGTCAACGCGAGTTGGAGCAGCTTGGCCGGCAGCAGGGCTACTACAGGGAGAGCTACGACTGGCTCATCCGCTGGATCGCAGATGCCAAACAGCGGCAGGAGAAGATCCAGGCAGTGCCTATAACTGACAGCAAGACACTAAAAGAGCAACTGGCACAGGAGAAG AAACTGCTTGAAGAGATTgagaaaaacaaagagaaaGTTGATGAGTGTCAGAAATATGCCAAAGCTTACATTGATACAATTAAG GATTATGAACTACAATTGGTTGCCTACAAAGCTCAAGTAGAACCTCTGACTTCTCCTTTGAAGAAAACCAAGATGGAGTCTGCCTCTGATAACATAATTCAAGAG TATGTAACTCTGAGAACTCGCTATAGTGAGCTGATGACGCTGACCAGTCAGTACATTAAGTTCATCACAGACTCGCAGCGACGCTTGGAGGACGAGGAG attGCGAGTGCTCAGCAAGAACAAATTAAACAGGAGAAAACTATCCTCCAGCAGACATTTATGTCAGAAAAGGAGATGCTGTTAAAGAAGGAAAAACAAATTGAGGATGAAAAGAAGAGGTTAGAGAGCCAATTTGAAGAAGAGGTCAAAAAGTCAAAAGCCCTAAAAGATGAACAGGAACGTCAAAGAAAACAAATGGAGGACGAAAAGATGAAACTGAAGGCCACTATGGATGCTGCTTTAATGAAACAGAAAGAAGCtgaaaaagagatgcttaacaAGCAGAAAGAGATGCAAGAACTTGAGAGGAAAAAGCTTGAACAAGAAAGAATGCTTGCGGAGGAAAACCAGCAACTGCGTGATAAACTTCAGCAGCTTGAGGTTGCTCAAAAACTCACCCAGGAGATTCACATCCAGACTGACTATAAAAAAGTCCTCAATGGTCAAAATATTTCTGAAGTTGATGGCGCACATAACTTCTCTGCATTGTCTTTCGATGGCATTCGTGAGAAAGTGCCTGCAAGTAGACTTTTTGACATAGGACTTTTAAGCAAAATGGATTATGATAAGCTCCAAAGTGGTGACACTACAATCCAAGAACTCAGCAAGACAGACAAACTTAAAACAGTTCTTAAAGGCAAGGACTGCATTGGTGGCCTTCTTGTAcatccaaataaaaaaatgcccaTCTATCAAGCTGTCAAGGAGAAGAAGATTGCTCCTGGAACAGGGCTAGTCCTGCTGGAGGCACAAGCAGCTTCTGGATACATAATTGACCCagttaaaaacaagaaactCTCTGTCAATGAGGCAGTTAAAGAGGGTCTAATTGGACCTGAACTCCACAACAAGATGCTATCTGCAGAGAGAGCTGTCACTGGTTACAAGGATCCATACACAGAGGCAAAGATCTCCCTCTTTGAAGCTATGAAGAAGGGTCTCATTGGGGAGGATCATGCCATCAGATTACTTGAGGCACAGATAGCAACAGGTGGCATTATTGATCCAGTCAACAGTCATCGCGTGCCAACTGAAATAGCCTATAAGCAGGGTCAATTTGATGCAGCCACCAATAAAATCCTACAAAATCCAACAGATGATGGGAAGGGATTCTATGACCCAAACACACAAGAAAATCTGACTTACCGCCAGCTAATAGAAAGGTGTGTCGCTGATCCAGAAACAGGACTGCTTCTTTTGCCCATCTCTGAGGAGGCTGCTCTAAATGCCAGAATGTTTACAGATGAGGAAACAAGGGATGTCTTTGACAAGACAACTGTGTCTGTGCCATTTGGCAGGTTTAAAGGAAAGACTGTGACCATCTGGGAGATTATAAACTCTGAGTATTTCACTGAGGACCAGAGAAAAGACCTTATTCGTCAATACAAAACTGGAAAAATTACAGTTGAAAAAATCATCAGAATTGTTCTAACTGTGGCagaggaaaaagagaaaaagaatgAGCTTGCCTTCGAAGGCCTTAGAGCGCCTGTACCTGCTGCAAAACTTCTTGAATCCAAAGTTATTGACAAAGACCTCTATAACAAGTTGCAGAAAGGACAACTGCTGGTAAAAGATGTTTCTGAGATGGAGCATGTACGCAATGCCTTGAAAGGCACTAACTGCATTGCAGGAGTAATTATTgattcaaacaaacaaataatgtcCCTTTATGATGCTATGAAAAAGGACATGATGAGACCTGGGCCTGCTCTTAATCTCTTGGAAGCACAAGCTGCTACAGGATATGTTGTAGATCCTGTTAAAAACCAAAAACTTACAGTGGATGAGGCTGTCAAAGCAGGTGTTGTCGGTCCAGAGCTTCATGAAAAACTACTGTCTGCAGAAAGAGCTGTCACAGGCTACAAAGATCCTTACACTGGAAAAACAATTTCTCTGTTTGAGGCTATGAAGAAAGATCTGATCATGAAGGAACAGGGAATTCGGCTGCTTGATGCACAACTGGCCACGGGAGGCATTATTGATCCTGTTTACAGTCACCGTATTCCACATGACATTGCCTGCATGAAGGGCAGTTTTGATGATGCAACCCACAAGGTTTTGACTAGCTCAAATGATGATGTTAAAGGATATTTTGATCCAAACACTCAGGAATACGTCACTTATCTGCAGCTTTATAAAAGATGTGTCACTGACAAAAAGACTGGCCTTCAGCTTCTTCCTTTGTCTGAGCAAGCCATCAATGCCAAGGAGGAGTTGAAATATACCGATGCCCAGACCAAAGAGGCAATGGCACAGACAACTGTTGAAGTTCAGAGTGGACCTTTCAAAGGAAGAAAAGTTACCCTATGGGAGCTCTTAAACTCAAACTATCTCACTGAAGAGCAAAGACTTGACTTAATAAGGCAATACAGATCTGGAAAAATGACAATTGAGAAGATTAcaaagtttttaattgtaattgtcACTGAGAAAGATGCAAAGAAACAAGAAGAGGGCTGCTTCAAGGGACTTAGGGCACCAGTTCCAGCCAAGTCATTATTTGACTCCAAAATCATTGACAAGTCAACCTATGATTTGCTGGAACAAGGTAAAAAGACTCCAAAAGAGGTCAGCAAAAACACGTCAGTCAACAAGTACCTTCAAGGCACTGAGAGCATTGCTGGAGTTTACCTTGAGCCTACAAAAGAGAAAGTCAGCATCTACCAAGCAATGAGAAAGAAATTCCTCAGACAAAACACAGGTATTGCCTTGCTTGAAGCTCAAGCTGCTACAGGATTCATTGTGGATCCATCAAGAAATGAATGTCTGACTGTGGATGATGCGGTTAAAGCAGGCCTTGTTGGTCCAGAGCTTCATGAGAAACTTCTCTCTGCTGAAAAAGCTGTCACTGGATATAAAGACCCATTCACAGGCAATAAGATCTCCCTATATCAAGCCATGGAGAAAGACCTTATCCTCAAAGAACATGCCATGCCACTCTTGGAGGCACAGTGTGCCGCAGGTGGAGTTATTGATCCAGTAAACAGTCATCGAATTCCTGTTGAGATTGCAATTCAACGTGGCTATGTTACCAAACAGCTGGCCAGCAGCATTGCTGAAAACAAGTACTTCTCTGATCCTGCATCTGATGAGAACATATCATACAAACAGTTGAAAGACAAGTGTATGGTAGATCCTGACACAGGTTTAAATCTATTAAAGCTCTCCAAACCACAGGCCCCAACAGTTGTGGAGAAGACATACCTTTACAGTGAAGAACAAACCCAGAGTGATCTATCCACTACCCAGGTTGATCTACCTATTGACGGTCAAGGCTCTATGTCTCTCTGGGATGTCATGAATTCAAATCTTCTACCTGAGGAGCAGAGGTCTCAGCTTCTAGAAGAATATCGTTCTGGCAACATAACAAAGGAAAGGATGATAATCATTATAATTGAGATTCTGGAGCAGAGAGAAATTATTAAAGGGGGAAACATCCAGACAGGCAGCACAAGACGACGTCAAATTACTATTGAAGATCTTTACAATGCCCGCATCATTGACCTTGAGACCTTCAACCTGTtgaagaaagagaaaaagactATGCGTGATGTCATGGAGATGCAAAGTGTTAAGCAGTACTTGTATGGAACTGGCAGTGTTGCTGGTGTGGTGACTGATTCAAATTCCAAAATCAGCATTTATCAAGCAATGAAGAGAGAGCTGATAAAGCCAGACATTGCAATTGGTCTTTTGGAGGCTCAAGCAGCCACTGGATTCATAATTGATCCTATCAGGAATGAAATGCTTACCGTAGATGAAGCAGTGCGCAAGGGTGTGGTTGGCCCTGAAATTCATGATAAGCTTTTGTCTGCAGAGAGAGCAGTCACTGGTTATAAGGATCCATATAGTGGAAAGGTTATCTCCCTCTTCCAAGCAATGAAAAAGGACCTTGTGCCCGAGGACTATGCCCTAAGGCTACTTgaagctcaaacagcaacaggcGGTATTGTTGATCCAGAATATAACTTCCACCTGCCATCAGAGATTGCCACAAAACGTGGATATATTAACAAAGAGATAAATGAAAAGCTGTCTGATGATGTTAAAGGATACGTTGATCCATTAACTGATGAAAAGGTTTCATATGCTCAGCTTCTGAAAAGATGCAAGGTAGACAAAGATGGGCTATATCTGTTGTCTCTAGCAGACAGAAGGCTGCTCTTCAAAGGTCTCAGAAAAGAAATAACAATCGAAGAGTTATACCGTTCAAAAATCATTGATGAAAAAACAGTCAGTGAACTTAATGAGGGGCTTCTAACAGTGGAGGAGGTGAGCAGTAGGTTGCGGAAATATATTGAGGGCTCAAGCTGTATTGCTGGTGTGTTTGTGGAGTCTACTAAAGACCGTCTATCTATCTACCAAGCCATGAAAAAGAATATGATCAGGCCAGGTACTGCTTTTGAGTTGCTGGAAGCTCAAGCAGCCACAGGTTATATCATCGACCCTATCAAGAACCTCAAGTTAACAGTAAATGAAGCAGTTAAGATGGGAATCGTTGGACCAGAGTTCAAAGACAAGCTCCTGTCTGCTGAGAGGGCTGTGACCGGCTATAGAGATCCTTATACAGGCAAAATGATATCACTGTTCCAGGCAATGAAAAAGGGCCTGATTTTGAGAGACCATGGAATTCGTCTTCTTGAAGCCCAGATTGCTACTGGAGGAATTATTGACCCAGAGCAGAGTCACCGCTTGCCAGTCGAAATTGCCTACAACCGAGAGTTTTTCGATGAGGAGATGAACGAGATTCTCAGTGACCCATCAGATGACACCAAGGGCTTCTTTGACCCGAACACAGAAGAGAATCTTACATACCTGCAGCTGATGGAAAGGTGTATCGAAGACCCAGACACAGGTCTTGTACTCCTGCttctaaaagaaaagaaacgcGAGAAACAGAGCTCTTCCAAATCCTCCGTTCGCAAACGCAGAGTTGTCATTGTAGATCCTGATTCAGGCAAAGAGATGACTGTGTATGAAGCCTACCGCAAAGGGCTTATCGACCATCAGACTTACCTTGAACTTTCAGAGCAAGAGTGTGAATGGGAAGAAATCACAATGACATCATCAGAAGGGGTAGAAAAGTCTTTACTCATTGACCGAAGATCAGGTCGACAATATGACATTGAAGACGCTATTGCAAGAGGCCTTATTGACCAGAGTGCAATCGACCAGTACCGCTCCGGCGCCCTTTCTATCACAGAATTTGCTGATATGTTATCTGGAAACATGGGCGGTTTTCGTTCACGATCCTCTTCCTTTGGATCCACTTCCTCTTTTCCAATGAGCCCCATACCTAGCATCAAAACTCCTGCAACTATATGGAATGATCCATCTGAGGAGACCGGTCCTGTGGCTGGGATCCTTGATACAGATAGCCTGGAAAAAGTTTCAGTCACTGAAGCCATGCGTAGGAACTTAGTGGATTCTATAACTGGCCAGAGACTGTTGGAGGCACAAGCTTGTACTGGTGGCATAATAGACCCATCTACTGGAGATAAATTCCCAGTTGCCGAAGCGACAGAGAAGGGTCTTATTGATAAGATAATGGTTGACAGACTCAACTTAGCCCAGAAAGCTTTCCATGGATTTGACGATCCTCGCACTAAAGTCAAAATGTCTGCTGCTCAGGCTCTCAAGAAAGGCTGGCTCTACTATGAAGCAGGACAGCGTTTCCTGGAGGTGCAATATCTTACCGGTGGCCTTATTGAGCCAGAGTCTGAGGCACGTATCTCCTTAGAGGAGGCAATCAAGAAAGGTTCTATTGATGGCCGTACAGCCCAAAagctcagagatgtgagtggtTACACAAAGTATCTTACATGTCCCAAAACCAAACTGAAGATCTCCTACAAAGATGCCATGGACAGAAGCATGGTTGAAGAGGGATCTGGCCTTAGGCTTCTGGAAGCTTCATCAACATCAAGTAAAGGTCTCTACAGTCCTTACAATGTCAGTGGTGCTGCATCTGCCTCTGGATCTCGGACTGGGTCCAGAACAGGCTCTAGGTCAGGTTCAAGAAGAGGCAGCATTGATGCTACTGGATCTGGATTCAGCTTGAActtctcatcatcatcatatacTTCCTCCAGTTACAACCGCAGATTTTAA